Part of the candidate division KSB1 bacterium genome is shown below.
TTTGCCGCCTACCGCTACCTGTGCGACTCGATCTTCCACTTTCCTCCCCCAGACGAGTTCCGTGCCCTCCTGAGCAAGGCCGGCTTCACCCCCCTCCAGGAGGAAAGCTTCAGTCTGGGCGCCGCGCGCCTGTACCTAGCGCTAACGGCCCCAGACCAACCAAAAGGTTTTTCCCCTTGATAATGACGCAGGATTTTGATAAAATGGTAAGCGTCATGTATTTCGCCGCTTGAGATAGCACCTGCCTCATTTCTGGGAAAGGTGAAGGTCGGGAGGGACGTCACGCCGAAAAGGCTGCTGCGCTCAATGGCTTGCTCACAGCCGAGCGAAGAACCTTCAGCCCGCCTGACCCTCTACGGCAGAGGTCGGCGAAGCCAGCGCCGTGCGGGCTAAGGCGGACTGAGGGCCCCGCGCTCTCGACCAGATGGGGCTTTCGGTAACTCGCAACTGACAGTTGGACTAAGATGGCAAGGATCAAAATACTCACCACTGGTGGGACAATTGACAAGATCTATTTTGACCGCAAGAGTGAATTTCAGGTCGGTGACCCCCAGATCGCTGAGGTGCTGAGCGAGGCCAACGTGGTGGTCGACTATGAGATCCAGCAGCTCATGCGCAAGGACAGCCTGGACATGACCGACGAAGACCGCCGGCTTATCCGCCAGGCGGTGGAAAGTGACACAGCTCACCGGCACTTTCTCATCACCCACGGCACCGACACAATGATTGATACAGCCCGAACCCTCCAGGGCATACCGGGCAAAGTGATCGTTCTGACCGGAGCCATGCAACCGGCGCGCTTTCGCCTCACCGATGCGGTGTTCAACATCGGTTGCGCCTTTATGGCCGTGCAAACTTTGCCACCGGGGGTCTACATCGTCATGAACGGGCGGGTATTTTACCCGGACAACACGGTAAAGAACGTGCCCCTTAATCGCTTCGAAGAAGTGACGTGAGAGCGGTAGGGGGGCAGAAACCCCAGCTGAAGGAGGTGTGGTATGAGGATTCTGATTTTCGACGACTATGAACATCTGAGCAAGTGGGTGGCTTACTACGTGGCCAGCAAGATCAATCACGCCAAGCCCACGAAGAGGAAACCGTTTGTCCTAGGGTTGCCCACGGGTTCTTCGCCGGTAGGTACCTATCGGAACCTGGTGCAGCTTTACAAGGAAGGCAAGGTTTCTTTCAAGAACGTGGTTACCTTCAATATGGACGAGTACGTCGGCCTTCCGGAGGACCACCCACAGAGTTACCATCGCTTCATGTACGACCATCTGTTTGACCACATCGACATTCCGCGCGAAAACATCAACATCCTCAACGGCAACGCACCTGACCTGCAGAAAGAGTGCGAAGCGTATGAGGCCAAGATCAAGAAGGTGGGCGGCATCGACCTGTTCCTGGGGGGCATTGGGCCCGACGGGCACATTGCCTTCAACGAGCCTGGCTCTTCGCTCAATTCGCGCACGCGCATCAAGACGCTGACTCTGGACACGCGCAAGGCCAACGCCCGCTTTTTCGACAACGATGTGGAGAAGGTTCCCAAGACCGCCCTCACCGTGGGTGTAGCGACGGTGATGGACGCACGCGAAGTGCTGATCATTGTGAGCGGCTACTCCAAGGCGCGTGCGCTGCGCATGGCGGTGGAGGAGGGCGTCAACCACATGTGGACGGTCTCCATGCTCCAGCTTCATCCCCATGGCATCATCGCCTGCGACGAAGAATCCACCATGGAGCTCAGGGTGGGCACGGTGAAATACTTCCAGGACATCGAGGCCCAGGCGCTGGCCACTCTTCCCGAGCTATGAGAGGTCACTCCGATGAACTTCCGCCCCCTCACTGCCGATGAGGTCCGGGCCCTGCAAGAGCAGGGGTGCAGGGCCGAGGACTGGGGCGCCGTACTTGTGGCGCCGGACTTTGACCCTGCTCGCGTGTGGCACAGCACCTTTGCCGGGCAGGTGCGCTTGGGTGCATGCCGCGGGTGGATAGAACTGCACGATGGCGTACGCAAACCATGCGGGATCTACCGTTCCTCTCTGCAGGACTGCTCCATCGGGCAGGATTGTTACATCGCCGACGTGCGCAGCCTTGCCCGCTACGATATCGGTGACCAGGTGGCGATCGAGAACGTGGGGACCATGGCGGTGGTCGGCGAGACCACCTTTGGCAATGGCGTGCGTATCGAGGTGCTCAATGAAGCCGGCGGCAGGGAAAAGCCGCTGTTTCAGGGCATCACCGCCCAGATCGCTTACTTGATTGTGACCTACCGCCACGACCACGCGCTCATCAGCAAGCTCTATGAACTGGTGGACAAGGAGGTGGCTGCCACCAAGTCCACCCGCGGCACAGTGGGTAATAGCGCGCGCATCACCGACTGCATCACCGTGCGGAACGTGGCCATCGGGCCCCACACACGCATCACCGGAGCGCTACACCTGGAGGAAGGGACCATCGCAAGCAACGAACACGACCCAGTGTTCATCGGCGAAGGGGTAATTGCCAAGAAGTTCATCGCACTGTCCGGCGCGCACATTGATGGGGCCGCAGTGGTTGACAAGTGCATCGTTGGCCAGGGGGTGCGGATTGGCAAACAGTACTCGGCCGAAAATTCCGGCTTCTTTGCCAACAGCGAGTGCTTCCATGGCGAAGCGGTGAGCGTTTTCGCCGGCCCTTACACAGTCACCCACCACAAGTCCACCCTGCTCATCGCTGGAATGTTCTCGTTCTACAATGCCGGCAGTGGCTCCAACCAGAGCAACCACATGTATAAACTGGGACCGGTGCACCAGGGGATCCTGGGAAGGGGCGCAAAAACCGGGTCGTTTTCCTACATGATGTGGCCCTGCAGGGTAGGTGCCTTCACGGGCGTCATTGGTAAGCACTATGCGAATTTTGACACTTCCGAGTTTCCGTTTTCTTATATTTTGGAGTCTGAGCGCAAGAGCGTCCTGCAACCTGCGATGAACCTCTGCACAGTAGGCACGCGCCGCGATAGCGCCAAGTGGCCCAAAAGGGACCGGCGTCGCGACCCGGACAAGCGCGATCTGATTAATTTTGCACTCTTCAGCCCTTACACGGTGGGCCGCATACTGTTAGGCATTGAGAGGCTGAACGAATTGGAGGCCGCCGCACCCTCGGATGAGCCGTATGTGCAGTACGGGGGTGTGCACATCAAGCGTGCGAAGCTGCGACCGGCCATTGATCAGTACGAGATGGCCGTGCGCGTGTACTTGGGCGAAGAGCTGGCCAAACACCTCGAAGCAGCCGGGCAGGTGCGAACCTACGGAGAGTTGATCCAACACTTGTACCGACCTCGCCCGGAGGCCATCGGCCGTTGGATTGATTTGGCCGGGATGCTCGCCCCCAAGCAGGCAGTGCAACACCTCATTGCGTCCATCACCGCTGGGGAGGTGCAAAGCTTAGAGGAGCTCCGCGCCCGCCTCAAAGCACTGCATGAAGACTACGAAGCGCTGGCCTGGGCGTGGTGCATCGACGTGATCGAAAAGAGAACCGGCACAGACTTCCGTCATCTTGGCAGGGCGCACCTGGTGAAGATGCTCCGCGACTGGCACGAGAGCGTAGCCCGCTTCAACGCGCTGGTGCTGGAGGATGCCCGCAAGGAGTTCTCCGAGCGCAGCCGCATTGGCTACGGCCTGGACGGCAGCGTGGACGAACGCGACCGGGACTTTGAAGCCGTCATAGGCAAGTATGAGGAAAACAAGTTCGTCAAGGAAGTAGAAGCCGAAACCGTCGCTGTGCGAGAGCGCGCCGCACGCCTCATCTCCTTTGTGGAATCACTCC
Proteins encoded:
- a CDS encoding asparaginase domain-containing protein, which produces MARIKILTTGGTIDKIYFDRKSEFQVGDPQIAEVLSEANVVVDYEIQQLMRKDSLDMTDEDRRLIRQAVESDTAHRHFLITHGTDTMIDTARTLQGIPGKVIVLTGAMQPARFRLTDAVFNIGCAFMAVQTLPPGVYIVMNGRVFYPDNTVKNVPLNRFEEVT
- the nagB gene encoding glucosamine-6-phosphate deaminase, producing MRILIFDDYEHLSKWVAYYVASKINHAKPTKRKPFVLGLPTGSSPVGTYRNLVQLYKEGKVSFKNVVTFNMDEYVGLPEDHPQSYHRFMYDHLFDHIDIPRENINILNGNAPDLQKECEAYEAKIKKVGGIDLFLGGIGPDGHIAFNEPGSSLNSRTRIKTLTLDTRKANARFFDNDVEKVPKTALTVGVATVMDAREVLIIVSGYSKARALRMAVEEGVNHMWTVSMLQLHPHGIIACDEESTMELRVGTVKYFQDIEAQALATLPEL
- a CDS encoding DUF4954 family protein, with the translated sequence MNFRPLTADEVRALQEQGCRAEDWGAVLVAPDFDPARVWHSTFAGQVRLGACRGWIELHDGVRKPCGIYRSSLQDCSIGQDCYIADVRSLARYDIGDQVAIENVGTMAVVGETTFGNGVRIEVLNEAGGREKPLFQGITAQIAYLIVTYRHDHALISKLYELVDKEVAATKSTRGTVGNSARITDCITVRNVAIGPHTRITGALHLEEGTIASNEHDPVFIGEGVIAKKFIALSGAHIDGAAVVDKCIVGQGVRIGKQYSAENSGFFANSECFHGEAVSVFAGPYTVTHHKSTLLIAGMFSFYNAGSGSNQSNHMYKLGPVHQGILGRGAKTGSFSYMMWPCRVGAFTGVIGKHYANFDTSEFPFSYILESERKSVLQPAMNLCTVGTRRDSAKWPKRDRRRDPDKRDLINFALFSPYTVGRILLGIERLNELEAAAPSDEPYVQYGGVHIKRAKLRPAIDQYEMAVRVYLGEELAKHLEAAGQVRTYGELIQHLYRPRPEAIGRWIDLAGMLAPKQAVQHLIASITAGEVQSLEELRARLKALHEDYEALAWAWCIDVIEKRTGTDFRHLGRAHLVKMLRDWHESVARFNALVLEDARKEFSERSRIGYGLDGSVDERDRDFEAVIGKYEENKFVKEVEAETVAVRERAARLISFVESLPETAP